A genomic stretch from Enterobacter dykesii includes:
- a CDS encoding GNAT family N-acetyltransferase, whose protein sequence is MVDPNLTVRPTRPGDVTALPAIERAAGERFRESPDLAWLADGEVISAEQHLEYAERGLSWLALANDQPVGFILAEAHSSSLFIVELSVDLDWQGKGIGRQLIARAADHARTLGLASLTLTTFRDVPWNAPFYAKLGFEYVTELTPELREKREEEAAHGLAYETRCAMRLPL, encoded by the coding sequence ATGGTCGACCCTAACCTCACCGTCCGTCCCACGCGTCCCGGCGACGTTACTGCCCTACCCGCCATTGAACGCGCGGCGGGCGAGCGCTTTCGTGAAAGTCCGGATCTCGCCTGGCTTGCCGACGGCGAGGTCATTTCCGCTGAGCAGCACCTTGAGTATGCCGAACGTGGGCTAAGCTGGCTGGCGCTGGCGAACGATCAGCCCGTCGGGTTTATCCTTGCCGAAGCGCACTCTTCGTCGCTGTTTATTGTCGAACTTTCGGTTGATCTGGACTGGCAGGGAAAGGGGATTGGCCGGCAGCTCATCGCCCGTGCGGCTGACCATGCCCGCACGCTGGGGCTGGCGTCGCTAACGTTGACGACGTTCCGGGACGTACCGTGGAACGCGCCGTTCTATGCAAAGCTGGGGTTTGAATACGTAACTGAACTCACGCCTGAACTGCGTGAAAAACGGGAAGAAGAAGCAGCGCACGGCTTAGCGTATGAAACGCGCTGCGCCATGCGCCTGCCTCTGTAA
- the opgB gene encoding phosphatidylglycerol--membrane-oligosaccharide glycerophosphotransferase: MSEFMSLILFLASVGVYAWKAGRHTWWFIATLVVLGIFIILNITLYASDYFTGDGINDAVLYTLTNSLTGAGVGKYILPGLGLIAALVTIFGALAWVLRRRRHLPHHHGYSLLALFLALASVDASPAFHQIAELVKSQSRDGDPDFAAYYKEPSKTIANPKLNLVYIYGESLERTYFDNDAFPNLTPDLGALKNEGLDFSHTMQLPGTDYTIAGMVASQCGIPLFAPFEGNASASMSTFFPQNICLGDILKNSGYENYFVQGANLRFAGKDVFLKSHGFDHLYGSEELKTTVADPSYRNDWGFYDDTVLDETWKKFEELSRTGKRFSLFALTVDTHHPDGFVSRSCKRKSYDVDGKSNKSFSAVTCSQEHIAALVEKIKASPWFKNTVIVVSSDHLAMKNSAWDRLNKQDRSNLFFVLRGDQPQQELIATKRNSMDNGATVLDILGGDNFIGLGRSTLSGQSLSEVFLNMKDKILAWKPDIIRLWNFPKEMKDFTVDRDKNTIAFSGSSFRLPLLVRVSEGRVEPLPESEYSAPLRYQLADFAPRDNFVWVDRCYKMGQLWSQPLALSTDWCVSQGQLGGEQTVQHVDKAQWKGKTAFNDTVIDTARYQHNIDMLKISDNDIRYKADSFIFNVAGAPEEVKQFSGISRPESWGRWSNAQLGNEVKIEYAHPLPEQFDLVITARAYGPNANKPVPVRVGDLEQTLTLGNDVSTQTLHFENPSRSNTLVIVPPDPQSTNEGNILGHSPRELGIGMVEIKIVSRAG, encoded by the coding sequence TTGTCAGAATTCATGTCTCTTATCCTTTTTCTGGCTTCTGTCGGCGTTTACGCCTGGAAAGCCGGCCGTCACACCTGGTGGTTTATCGCCACGCTGGTGGTGCTCGGCATTTTTATTATTTTAAACATTACCTTATACGCCAGCGACTACTTTACCGGTGACGGTATTAACGATGCGGTGCTCTACACGCTGACGAACAGCCTGACGGGCGCGGGTGTGGGCAAATACATTCTTCCGGGGCTCGGCCTTATCGCCGCGCTGGTGACGATTTTTGGCGCGCTGGCCTGGGTGCTGCGTCGACGTCGCCATCTTCCGCACCATCATGGCTACAGCCTGCTGGCGTTATTCCTGGCGCTGGCCTCCGTCGACGCCAGCCCGGCGTTCCATCAGATCGCCGAGCTGGTGAAATCCCAGTCGCGCGATGGCGATCCGGATTTCGCGGCTTACTACAAAGAACCGTCGAAAACAATCGCCAACCCGAAGCTCAATCTGGTCTACATCTACGGTGAAAGCCTGGAGCGCACGTACTTTGATAACGATGCCTTCCCGAACCTGACGCCAGACCTGGGCGCGCTGAAAAACGAAGGGCTCGATTTCAGCCACACCATGCAGCTGCCCGGTACGGATTACACGATTGCCGGGATGGTTGCCTCCCAGTGCGGTATCCCGCTGTTCGCGCCTTTTGAAGGTAACGCCTCAGCCTCGATGTCGACGTTCTTCCCGCAGAATATTTGCCTCGGCGATATCCTGAAAAACTCCGGCTACGAAAACTATTTCGTGCAGGGGGCAAACCTGCGCTTTGCCGGAAAAGACGTGTTCCTGAAATCCCACGGTTTTGACCACCTGTATGGCTCAGAAGAGTTAAAAACGACGGTTGCCGATCCGAGCTACCGTAACGACTGGGGCTTCTATGACGATACGGTACTCGACGAAACCTGGAAGAAATTCGAGGAGCTTTCCCGCACGGGCAAGCGTTTCTCCCTTTTTGCGCTGACGGTGGATACCCACCATCCGGACGGGTTCGTCTCGCGCAGCTGTAAACGCAAAAGCTATGACGTGGACGGCAAAAGCAACAAGTCTTTCAGCGCCGTGACCTGCAGCCAGGAGCACATTGCCGCGCTGGTCGAGAAAATCAAAGCCTCGCCCTGGTTTAAAAACACCGTCATAGTCGTTTCGTCTGACCATCTGGCGATGAAAAACAGCGCCTGGGATCGGCTCAACAAGCAGGATCGCAGCAACCTGTTCTTCGTCCTGCGCGGCGACCAGCCGCAGCAGGAGCTAATTGCCACCAAACGCAACTCCATGGATAACGGCGCAACCGTGCTGGACATTCTGGGCGGCGACAACTTTATTGGCCTTGGCCGCAGCACGCTGTCGGGGCAATCCCTGTCGGAAGTGTTCCTCAACATGAAGGATAAAATTCTCGCCTGGAAGCCAGACATTATCCGCCTGTGGAACTTCCCGAAAGAGATGAAGGACTTCACCGTCGATCGGGATAAAAACACGATTGCCTTCTCGGGCAGCAGCTTCCGTCTGCCGCTGCTGGTACGCGTGTCGGAGGGGCGGGTCGAGCCGCTGCCGGAAAGCGAATATTCCGCGCCGCTGCGCTATCAGCTGGCCGATTTTGCCCCACGCGATAATTTCGTCTGGGTCGACCGGTGCTACAAAATGGGCCAGCTCTGGTCGCAGCCGCTGGCGCTTTCTACCGACTGGTGCGTCTCTCAGGGCCAGCTCGGCGGGGAGCAAACCGTGCAGCACGTGGATAAGGCGCAGTGGAAAGGCAAAACCGCGTTCAACGATACGGTGATTGATACCGCGCGCTATCAGCACAACATCGACATGCTGAAAATCAGCGATAACGATATTCGCTACAAAGCGGATAGCTTTATCTTTAACGTGGCCGGCGCGCCCGAGGAAGTGAAGCAGTTTAGCGGCATCTCGCGTCCGGAGTCGTGGGGGCGCTGGTCCAACGCGCAGCTGGGCAACGAGGTAAAAATTGAGTACGCCCATCCCCTGCCGGAACAGTTCGACCTGGTGATCACCGCCAGAGCGTATGGCCCCAACGCTAACAAGCCCGTCCCCGTGCGCGTGGGCGATCTGGAGCAGACGCTGACGCTCGGGAACGACGTGAGCACGCAGACGCTGCATTTTGAGAATCCTTCGCGCAGCAATACCCTGGTGATCGTGCCGCCGGACCCGCAGTCCACGAACGAGGGGAATATCCTTGGGCACTCACCGCGCGAGCTCGGGATCGGCATGGTTGAAATCAAAATTGTGAGTCGCGCAGGCTAA
- a CDS encoding DUF2501 domain-containing protein encodes MKKQILISTFLGALLVTGIAQAASWQESLSSAANELTKESSSSQGGLSASSLTSLLGNSSQSLSAGTMNNAAGILEYCAKQKLASVTDAQNVKNQVLGKLGLDTQEQKADTNYMDGIQGLLNAQNGQQLNLSTLGNSSLAKQVKTKACDLVLKQGVNFLS; translated from the coding sequence ATGAAAAAACAGATTCTAATCAGCACCTTTTTAGGCGCGCTGCTGGTGACCGGCATAGCGCAAGCGGCGTCCTGGCAGGAGTCCCTGTCAAGCGCAGCAAATGAGCTGACCAAAGAGAGCAGCAGCTCTCAGGGTGGACTCTCCGCCTCTTCCCTCACCAGCCTGCTGGGCAACAGCTCTCAGAGCCTTAGCGCGGGCACGATGAACAACGCGGCGGGGATTCTGGAATATTGCGCGAAGCAAAAGCTGGCCTCAGTGACCGACGCGCAAAACGTGAAAAATCAGGTGCTGGGTAAACTGGGTCTGGATACCCAGGAGCAGAAAGCGGACACCAACTATATGGACGGCATTCAGGGCCTGCTTAACGCGCAAAACGGCCAGCAGCTGAATCTGAGCACCCTCGGCAACTCTTCTCTGGCAAAACAGGTGAAAACCAAAGCCTGCGATCTGGTGCTGAAACAAGGCGTTAATTTCCTCTCCTGA
- the dnaC gene encoding DNA replication protein DnaC: MKNVGDLMKRLQKMMPANVKPAFTTGEELLAWQKEQGEIRAAALARENRAMKMQRTFNRSGIRPLHQNCSFDNYKIETNGQMNALAAARQYVDEFDGNIASFIFSGKPGTGKNHLAAAICNELLLRGKSVLIITVADIMSAMKDTFSNRETSEEQLLNDLSNVDLLVIDEIGVQTESRYEKVIINQIVDRRSSSKRPTGMLTNHNIDEMTRLLGERVMDRMKLGNSLYVIFDWESYRSRVTGKEY, from the coding sequence ATGAAGAACGTCGGCGACCTGATGAAACGTCTGCAAAAAATGATGCCTGCCAACGTGAAGCCCGCCTTTACCACGGGTGAAGAGCTGCTGGCGTGGCAAAAAGAGCAAGGTGAGATTCGCGCAGCCGCGCTCGCCCGGGAAAACCGGGCGATGAAAATGCAGCGCACCTTTAACCGTTCCGGTATCCGTCCCCTGCACCAGAACTGCTCGTTCGATAATTATAAAATCGAGACCAACGGGCAGATGAACGCCCTTGCCGCCGCCCGTCAGTACGTGGATGAATTCGACGGCAATATCGCCAGCTTCATCTTTAGCGGCAAGCCGGGCACCGGAAAAAACCACCTTGCAGCCGCTATCTGCAACGAGCTGCTTCTGCGGGGTAAATCGGTTCTTATCATCACCGTGGCCGATATCATGTCCGCGATGAAAGACACCTTCAGCAACCGCGAAACCAGCGAAGAACAGCTGCTTAACGATCTGAGCAATGTCGATTTACTGGTCATCGACGAGATTGGCGTTCAGACAGAATCCCGCTATGAAAAAGTGATCATCAACCAGATTGTCGATCGCCGCTCCTCGTCCAAACGCCCCACCGGCATGCTGACGAACCACAATATCGACGAGATGACCCGCTTATTGGGTGAACGCGTCATGGACCGCATGAAGCTCGGTAACAGTCTCTATGTCATCTTCGACTGGGAAAGTTACCGCAGCCGCGTTACCGGCAAAGAGTATTAA
- the dnaT gene encoding primosomal protein DnaT: protein MSSRILTTSIAGIDAFMRDPRGVLTHAEGGTVAVFADNAPAFYAITPERLAQLLEIEAQLSRPASDITLDNQFFEEPVNVPVTVPMGKFALYAGWQPDADFQRQAALWGIALTQPATAEELAAFTAWWQAEGKVFTHIQWQQKLARHLQITRAGNNGQPKRDINAFSEPDKQIPSGFRGAK from the coding sequence ATGTCCTCCAGAATTCTGACCACCAGCATTGCTGGCATTGATGCCTTTATGCGCGACCCACGCGGTGTGTTGACCCATGCCGAAGGCGGCACGGTTGCGGTTTTTGCCGACAACGCGCCGGCGTTCTACGCTATCACGCCGGAACGCCTGGCACAGCTTCTGGAGATTGAAGCGCAACTGTCGCGCCCGGCGAGCGATATCACGCTGGACAACCAGTTCTTTGAAGAACCGGTTAACGTCCCGGTGACCGTTCCGATGGGAAAATTTGCCCTGTACGCGGGCTGGCAGCCGGATGCGGATTTTCAGCGGCAGGCCGCGCTGTGGGGCATTGCGTTAACCCAACCGGCCACCGCGGAAGAGCTCGCCGCGTTTACCGCCTGGTGGCAGGCGGAAGGTAAAGTCTTCACCCATATTCAGTGGCAGCAAAAGCTCGCGCGCCATCTTCAAATTACCCGCGCCGGCAACAACGGCCAGCCCAAACGCGATATCAACGCGTTTTCAGAACCGGATAAACAGATCCCCAGCGGATTCCGAGGTGCGAAATGA
- a CDS encoding organic hydroperoxide resistance protein, whose amino-acid sequence MSLEKVVYTAKAKATGGRDGRATSSDGVLDVKLGVPKEMGGMGGEVTNPEQLFAAGYSACFLGAMKFVAARDKFTLPKDAFIEGEVGIGPLPTGFGIEAKLNIHVEGMDPAEAKKLVDAAHIVCPYSNATRGNIDVTLNIIA is encoded by the coding sequence ATGTCTTTAGAAAAAGTAGTTTATACCGCCAAAGCAAAAGCAACCGGTGGCCGTGATGGCCGCGCGACCTCTTCCGATGGTGTACTGGACGTAAAACTGGGCGTGCCAAAAGAGATGGGCGGCATGGGCGGAGAAGTAACGAACCCTGAGCAGCTGTTTGCTGCGGGCTACTCTGCCTGCTTCCTGGGCGCGATGAAGTTCGTGGCCGCACGCGACAAATTCACCCTGCCAAAAGATGCCTTTATTGAAGGCGAAGTGGGTATTGGTCCGTTGCCAACCGGTTTTGGTATCGAGGCAAAACTGAACATCCACGTTGAGGGTATGGATCCCGCGGAAGCCAAAAAGCTGGTCGATGCGGCGCACATTGTTTGCCCATACTCTAACGCGACCCGCGGCAACATCGACGTGACCCTGAATATCATCGCGTGA
- a CDS encoding MarR family winged helix-turn-helix transcriptional regulator has protein sequence MNAKTNDATAVLKLDNQLCFALYSANLALNKLYRQLLAPLNLTYPQYLVMLVLWEQDDVTVSDIGERLFLDSATLTPLLKRLESGGLINRHRSRKDERQVAVTLSEAGRELQQQALGIPHAVGCAAQCDTDTLLALKQQLELLRQQLHRA, from the coding sequence ATGAACGCGAAAACGAACGACGCAACCGCTGTGCTCAAGCTGGATAACCAGCTCTGCTTTGCCCTCTATTCGGCAAATCTGGCGCTTAATAAGCTGTACCGGCAACTGCTGGCACCGCTGAACCTGACTTACCCGCAATACCTGGTGATGCTGGTGCTGTGGGAGCAGGATGACGTCACGGTGTCGGACATCGGCGAACGCCTGTTTCTGGACTCTGCGACCCTGACGCCGCTGTTAAAACGGCTGGAAAGCGGCGGGTTAATCAACCGTCACCGCTCGCGCAAAGACGAACGTCAGGTCGCCGTCACCCTGAGTGAAGCGGGACGTGAACTGCAGCAGCAGGCATTGGGTATTCCCCATGCGGTGGGTTGCGCAGCGCAGTGTGATACCGACACCTTGCTGGCGCTCAAACAGCAGCTCGAACTTTTGCGACAACAGCTACACCGCGCGTAA
- a CDS encoding TetR family transcriptional regulator, which translates to MANPGSEHPEHSEESSLKEKIFQSAIALFAEYGLNGARMEQIAEKAGTTKRMVVYHFKNKENLYLLVLEHVYTQIRASEKALSLAGMPPVEALVNLVEATFDYHADHPDYIRIICMENMQRGRFMQQSSYLRQVNRSALDLLEGILHRGKEKQLFSQTVDARDLHRLISSFSFHYVANSYTFTLLFEDGADEQAQRQHYRKMAVQVALRYTCP; encoded by the coding sequence GTGGCTAACCCTGGCAGCGAACACCCCGAGCACAGCGAAGAATCCAGCCTGAAAGAGAAAATTTTTCAGAGCGCCATCGCGCTTTTTGCCGAGTATGGATTGAACGGTGCCCGCATGGAGCAGATCGCGGAAAAAGCGGGTACCACCAAACGCATGGTGGTTTACCATTTCAAGAATAAAGAGAATCTCTATCTCCTGGTTCTGGAACATGTTTACACCCAGATTCGCGCCAGTGAAAAAGCGCTAAGCCTGGCGGGAATGCCCCCCGTCGAAGCGCTGGTGAACCTGGTTGAAGCCACCTTTGACTATCATGCCGACCACCCGGACTACATCCGGATTATCTGCATGGAAAACATGCAGCGCGGCCGCTTTATGCAGCAATCGAGCTATCTTCGCCAGGTCAACCGTAGCGCGCTCGACCTGCTGGAGGGCATCCTGCACCGGGGCAAAGAAAAACAGCTCTTCAGCCAGACGGTTGACGCCCGCGATCTTCACCGCCTGATAAGCAGCTTCAGCTTTCACTACGTAGCCAACAGTTACACCTTTACGCTGCTGTTTGAAGACGGGGCGGATGAACAGGCTCAGCGCCAGCACTACCGCAAAATGGCCGTTCAGGTGGCGCTCCGCTACACCTGCCCATAA
- a CDS encoding threonine/serine exporter, which translates to MGVIDFLLALAQDMLLAAIPAVGFAMVFNVPQRALRWCALLGAIGHGSRMVMMTAGFNIEWSTFMASMLVGSIGIQWSRWYLAHPKVFTVAAVIPMFPGISAYTAMISAVKISHFGYTEPQMILLLSNFLKASSIVGALSIGLSIPGLWLYRKRPRV; encoded by the coding sequence ATGGGCGTGATAGATTTTCTGCTGGCGCTGGCACAGGACATGCTTCTGGCCGCCATTCCTGCCGTCGGCTTTGCGATGGTATTTAACGTTCCGCAACGTGCTCTGCGGTGGTGTGCGCTGCTGGGCGCGATTGGTCATGGTTCGCGAATGGTGATGATGACCGCGGGTTTTAACATCGAATGGTCAACATTTATGGCCTCCATGCTGGTCGGCAGTATAGGCATCCAGTGGTCGCGCTGGTATCTGGCGCATCCCAAGGTGTTCACCGTCGCCGCAGTGATCCCGATGTTCCCGGGCATATCTGCGTATACAGCGATGATTTCTGCGGTGAAAATCAGTCATTTTGGCTACACCGAGCCGCAGATGATCCTCCTTCTGAGCAACTTTCTTAAGGCGTCGTCCATCGTCGGAGCGCTTTCTATTGGGCTGTCGATCCCTGGACTGTGGCTGTATCGCAAACGCCCACGCGTTTGA
- a CDS encoding threonine/serine ThrE exporter family protein, producing MQADRSTQRAITRLCIQCGLFLLQHGAESALVEELSTRLGLALGMDSVESAISSNAIVLTTIKDGQCLTSTRKNHDRGINMHVVTEVQHIVILAEHKLLDLREIEKRFSQIKPLRYPRWLVVVMVGLSCACFCKLNKGGWDGAIVTFFASSIAMYVRQLLTHRQLHPQINFCITAFVATTVSGLLLRLPQFATTPTIAMAASVLLLVPGFPLINAVADMFKGHINTGLARWAIASLLTLATCIGVVMAMTLWGLRGWA from the coding sequence ATGCAGGCAGATCGGTCAACGCAGCGTGCTATCACGCGGCTATGTATTCAGTGCGGTCTTTTTCTGCTCCAGCACGGCGCGGAAAGCGCGCTGGTTGAGGAGCTTTCCACCCGGCTGGGACTGGCGCTGGGTATGGATAGCGTTGAAAGCGCTATTTCATCCAACGCCATCGTGCTGACCACGATCAAAGACGGTCAGTGCCTGACTTCCACCCGCAAAAACCACGACCGCGGCATTAACATGCACGTAGTGACCGAAGTGCAGCACATCGTCATCCTTGCTGAACATAAGCTTCTCGATCTTCGGGAGATTGAAAAACGGTTCAGCCAAATTAAGCCATTACGTTATCCGCGCTGGCTTGTCGTGGTGATGGTAGGGCTGTCGTGCGCCTGCTTTTGTAAGCTTAATAAAGGCGGCTGGGACGGCGCGATCGTCACCTTTTTCGCCAGCAGTATTGCTATGTATGTTCGCCAGCTGCTGACGCACAGACAGCTGCATCCGCAAATTAACTTCTGCATTACCGCGTTTGTCGCCACCACGGTTTCCGGCCTGCTGCTGCGCCTGCCGCAGTTTGCCACTACCCCGACGATTGCCATGGCCGCGAGCGTGCTTCTGCTGGTTCCGGGCTTTCCGTTGATCAACGCCGTTGCTGACATGTTTAAAGGGCACATCAATACCGGTCTGGCACGCTGGGCTATTGCCAGCCTGCTGACGCTGGCGACCTGCATCGGCGTAGTGATGGCCATGACGCTCTGGGGGTTACGCGGATGGGCGTGA
- a CDS encoding helix-turn-helix transcriptional regulator — protein sequence MLSLHGKHSVIISRIPVMQNGLGGVMTRHFPDFELTYCSSLQELTLLQLRRADVIIADITGEYWNPRGALEEYFSLLNQYRNIHWIFLVSRPLNPVAVELLVRPESTLLSDMEPIEGLVNAIRAGSERAERVSQTLLTMEPQRPEDEDEQVIALTYSERKVLRLLGKGWGINQIATLLKKSNKTISAQKNSAMRRLSLRSNADMYAWINSTQGMRELSLMSAYGEFEEWKKPIQQDISPSSKIAR from the coding sequence ATGTTGTCTTTGCACGGTAAGCATAGCGTTATCATTAGCCGGATACCGGTCATGCAAAACGGGTTAGGGGGCGTGATGACTCGCCATTTCCCCGACTTTGAATTGACCTATTGCAGCTCATTGCAGGAGTTAACACTGCTCCAGCTACGCCGCGCTGACGTCATCATTGCCGATATTACAGGCGAATACTGGAATCCTCGGGGCGCACTCGAAGAGTATTTCAGTTTATTGAATCAATACCGGAACATTCACTGGATCTTTTTAGTTTCGCGGCCACTTAACCCCGTTGCCGTTGAGTTACTTGTGCGCCCGGAAAGTACGTTGCTTTCTGATATGGAACCCATTGAAGGGCTGGTTAACGCGATTCGGGCAGGTAGCGAACGCGCAGAGCGGGTAAGCCAGACGTTGTTAACCATGGAACCTCAACGTCCGGAGGACGAAGACGAACAGGTTATCGCGCTCACGTACTCCGAACGCAAAGTATTGCGGCTGTTAGGTAAAGGATGGGGGATTAACCAAATCGCCACATTGCTTAAGAAGAGCAATAAAACTATCAGTGCGCAGAAAAACAGTGCGATGCGACGGCTGTCATTACGCAGTAATGCCGATATGTACGCCTGGATAAACAGTACACAGGGAATGCGAGAGCTGAGTTTGATGTCAGCCTATGGAGAGTTCGAGGAATGGAAAAAACCGATTCAACAAGACATATCGCCATCGTCGAAAATTGCACGATGA
- the bglJ gene encoding DNA-binding transcriptional activator BglJ translates to MSAVGLQHLFAMPGLNHYQLHLFSEFDSFKKALQHINFFSLIYSYSDAREERRSCLAHLRDFAFTHGHIQRIILVADEMEARLISHLSPSRLHGVVSKSLTLERLQNELMVLLSETLRINDNMMNHWYRSQSRMLSPTERAILRYMSCGYSIPQIAAQLERNIKTIRAHKFNAMVKLGVNSDVGLLDAADIITHLSAREPRSSALSKPTFL, encoded by the coding sequence ATGAGTGCTGTTGGGCTACAGCATCTTTTTGCGATGCCCGGCCTGAATCATTATCAGCTGCATCTGTTTAGTGAATTTGACAGCTTTAAGAAAGCACTTCAGCACATCAATTTTTTCTCGCTGATCTATTCATATTCCGATGCGCGAGAAGAGCGTCGTAGCTGCCTGGCGCACCTGCGGGATTTTGCGTTTACGCATGGCCATATCCAGCGCATTATCCTGGTCGCTGATGAGATGGAAGCAAGATTAATTAGTCATCTTTCCCCGTCACGCCTTCACGGTGTGGTCAGCAAATCGCTGACGCTTGAGCGCCTGCAGAATGAACTCATGGTATTGCTGAGTGAAACCCTGCGCATCAATGACAATATGATGAATCACTGGTACCGGAGTCAAAGCAGAATGTTAAGCCCAACGGAACGGGCAATATTGCGTTATATGTCTTGCGGCTATTCCATTCCTCAAATCGCGGCACAGCTTGAACGCAATATTAAGACCATCCGGGCGCATAAGTTTAATGCGATGGTGAAGTTGGGGGTAAACTCTGACGTAGGGCTACTCGATGCGGCGGATATTATAACCCACCTTTCGGCAAGAGAACCGCGAAGTTCGGCACTCAGCAAGCCGACCTTTTTATAA
- a CDS encoding YbaK/EbsC family protein has protein sequence MSLQSVQQFFADNAPDIDVIELSQSTATVALAAAAHRVEPGQIAKTLSLKVKNEVILVVAKGDARLDNKKLKDTFGAKARMLSSDEVVTITGHPVGGVCPFGLENPLAVYCDISLKQYAEVLPAAGAIHSAVRISPDRMAELTSAKWVDVCI, from the coding sequence ATGAGTTTGCAGTCTGTACAGCAGTTTTTTGCCGACAACGCGCCGGATATAGACGTCATTGAACTTAGCCAGAGTACCGCTACCGTTGCGTTGGCTGCTGCCGCCCATCGTGTTGAACCGGGACAAATCGCCAAAACCTTGTCATTAAAGGTGAAAAATGAGGTGATTCTGGTGGTAGCGAAAGGCGATGCGCGCCTGGATAACAAAAAGCTGAAAGACACATTTGGTGCAAAAGCGCGCATGCTCAGCAGTGATGAGGTGGTGACCATCACCGGTCACCCCGTTGGCGGCGTGTGCCCGTTCGGCCTGGAAAACCCGCTCGCGGTTTACTGCGATATTTCATTAAAGCAGTACGCCGAAGTCCTGCCCGCCGCAGGCGCAATTCATAGTGCCGTTCGTATCTCACCTGACAGAATGGCAGAGCTGACGTCCGCAAAATGGGTTGATGTTTGCATCTGA